In one Brevibacillus composti genomic region, the following are encoded:
- a CDS encoding ABC transporter ATP-binding protein, which translates to MTETVLSVKGLQKKIGGKPIIRDITFDVFAGEVFGFLGPNGAGKTTTIRMLVGLASADAGDIRIGGISLRDQFPEAIAQVGCIVENPEMYKFMTGRENLEHFARMSGGIGPERIEEIVRFVDLQRAIDDKVKTYSLGMRQRLGIAQALLHRPKLLILDEPTNGLDPAGIRELRQFIRKLAEEEGLAVFISSHLLSEIEMMCDRVAIINRGEVISVGLVKDLMAQFADQVEWSVAPEAVEKAARLLQSLPYTDEVSIYPENRLKCKMDTARISEANLALVKGGVPVVGIASKTVTLEDLFLSLTADGGEPRP; encoded by the coding sequence GTGACGGAGACGGTCCTGTCTGTAAAAGGATTGCAAAAAAAGATAGGCGGCAAGCCTATTATCCGTGATATCACCTTCGACGTATTCGCCGGTGAGGTATTCGGTTTTCTCGGGCCCAATGGTGCCGGAAAGACAACCACCATCCGCATGCTGGTGGGGCTGGCTTCCGCGGATGCCGGAGATATTCGGATCGGCGGCATATCGCTGCGCGATCAGTTTCCGGAAGCAATCGCCCAAGTGGGCTGCATCGTGGAGAATCCGGAGATGTACAAGTTTATGACGGGACGGGAAAATCTGGAGCATTTCGCGAGGATGAGCGGCGGCATCGGTCCTGAGCGCATCGAGGAGATTGTGCGGTTTGTCGATCTTCAGCGCGCGATTGACGACAAGGTGAAAACGTACTCGCTCGGCATGCGGCAGCGGCTGGGGATCGCGCAGGCGCTGCTGCACCGGCCCAAGCTGCTGATCCTCGACGAGCCGACCAACGGCCTGGATCCGGCAGGTATACGCGAGCTGCGCCAATTTATCCGCAAGCTGGCCGAAGAAGAGGGGCTCGCCGTCTTCATCTCCAGCCATCTGTTGAGCGAAATTGAGATGATGTGCGATCGGGTCGCCATTATCAACAGGGGAGAAGTGATCTCGGTCGGCCTCGTCAAAGACCTGATGGCCCAGTTCGCCGATCAGGTGGAGTGGAGCGTAGCCCCGGAAGCAGTGGAGAAGGCTGCCCGTCTGCTGCAGTCGCTGCCCTATACGGATGAGGTCAGCATATACCCGGAAAACAGGCTCAAATGCAAGATGGATACGGCCCGGATCAGCGAGGCCAATCTGGCGCTAGTCAAAGGGGGAGTTCCTGTCGTGGGCATCGCTTCCAAAACGGTCACGCTGGAGGATCTCTTCCTCTCCCTGACAGCCGATGGAGGTGAACCGAGACCATGA
- a CDS encoding SGNH/GDSL hydrolase family protein, which yields MRSSGTRLWRLFGLLSLASFILFAAGFVFALDPRQLAPEGAAVRPQPSAKQPGVLPTTEGIRQIVALGDSLTRGVGDADGQGYLGRVRQALEKKTGQSITLANLAINGQESPSLAAQITQTQVKQLLAEADLVFFTIGGNDLFKQSGELADIDEKKLTEATERLAVNFEQILKHIREQNPEAPIFYASLYNPFGDTEAAPDTIQPVLDWNSAAASIAAKYPRVLVVPTYDLFAGKEQTYLYTDHFHPNSAGYERIAERMLQALE from the coding sequence ATGCGAAGCTCCGGAACAAGGCTATGGCGCCTCTTTGGACTCCTCTCTCTGGCTTCATTTATCCTGTTTGCCGCAGGATTTGTGTTTGCCCTCGACCCGCGTCAGTTGGCTCCCGAAGGGGCCGCTGTCCGTCCGCAGCCATCCGCCAAACAGCCAGGTGTCCTGCCGACGACGGAAGGCATCCGGCAAATCGTCGCTCTCGGCGATTCCTTGACGCGCGGGGTGGGAGACGCGGATGGTCAGGGATATCTCGGGAGAGTCCGCCAAGCCCTGGAAAAAAAGACGGGACAATCGATTACACTGGCGAACCTGGCCATCAACGGACAGGAATCGCCCTCGCTGGCCGCCCAAATCACCCAGACCCAGGTGAAGCAGCTCTTGGCCGAAGCCGACCTGGTCTTCTTCACCATCGGCGGCAACGATCTCTTCAAGCAGTCGGGCGAATTGGCCGACATCGATGAAAAAAAATTGACCGAAGCCACAGAGCGGCTGGCGGTCAATTTCGAGCAAATCCTGAAGCATATTCGTGAGCAAAACCCGGAGGCCCCGATCTTTTACGCCTCTCTGTACAATCCCTTTGGCGACACAGAAGCGGCCCCGGATACGATCCAGCCTGTTCTCGATTGGAACAGTGCGGCAGCCTCCATCGCTGCCAAGTACCCTCGCGTCCTTGTCGTTCCGACCTATGATCTGTTCGCGGGCAAGGAGCAGACTTACTTGTACACGGACCATTTTCATCCGAACAGCGCCGGGTATGAACGGATCGCCGAACGCATGCTGCAGGCGCTGGAGTAG
- a CDS encoding ABC transporter permease: MLALVENETVKLLRRRRFLVVVLILAILIPIFTYAQYRAVQTAQEQMGTSDWRALLQQQIVDTQNRLASSRLPEEWREFLKIRVQQQQYYLDHDINPMAPGAPTFARGFMDQAVSLFLPMIIVVLAVDLVSAEYSEGTIKLLLTRPIRRWKVLTSKYITLLLFTSLTVLMTLLLAYLMSGVVFGYAGWDMPVLTGFEVEGGELNTAGVFMLPQWKYLLMQYGLGWFVSVVVGTITFMVSVLVRSAAAGMGIMMAALISGSILTQMASSWESSKYLFVVNLQLTDYLAGTLPPIKGMTLPFSLAVLSVWVIASLIVAYVWFIRRDVTS; encoded by the coding sequence ATGCTGGCCCTGGTAGAAAACGAAACCGTCAAGCTGCTGCGCCGCCGCCGGTTTCTGGTCGTCGTGCTGATTTTGGCCATCCTGATCCCGATCTTTACCTATGCGCAGTACCGCGCTGTCCAGACGGCGCAGGAACAGATGGGGACCAGCGATTGGCGAGCTCTCCTGCAGCAGCAGATCGTCGATACGCAGAACCGCCTTGCCTCCAGCCGGCTGCCGGAAGAATGGCGGGAGTTTTTGAAAATTCGCGTGCAGCAGCAGCAATACTACCTGGATCACGACATCAACCCGATGGCTCCGGGCGCGCCGACGTTTGCCCGCGGTTTTATGGATCAGGCTGTTTCCCTGTTTCTGCCGATGATCATCGTCGTGCTGGCGGTGGATCTCGTCTCAGCCGAATACAGCGAAGGGACGATCAAGCTGCTTCTCACCAGGCCGATCCGGCGGTGGAAAGTGCTGACCAGCAAATATATCACCTTGCTCCTGTTCACGTCGCTTACCGTCCTGATGACGCTGCTCCTCGCCTATTTGATGTCAGGAGTGGTCTTCGGCTATGCGGGGTGGGACATGCCGGTGTTGACCGGCTTTGAGGTGGAGGGAGGCGAGTTGAATACGGCGGGAGTCTTTATGCTGCCGCAGTGGAAATACCTCCTGATGCAGTACGGGCTGGGCTGGTTCGTTTCAGTCGTCGTCGGCACGATTACGTTTATGGTCTCGGTCCTGGTGCGGAGCGCGGCAGCAGGCATGGGGATCATGATGGCTGCGTTGATCAGCGGCTCCATTTTGACGCAGATGGCGTCATCCTGGGAGAGCTCCAAGTACCTGTTCGTGGTCAATCTGCAGCTGACGGACTATCTCGCAGGGACACTGCCCCCGATCAAAGGGATGACCCTTCCGTTTTCGCTGGCCGTCTTGAGCGTCTGGGTGATCGCTTCCCTGATCGTCGCCTACGTCTGGTTTATCCGGCGCGACGTCACGTCATGA
- a CDS encoding DUF533 domain-containing protein, producing the protein MLTKTEKDKHILFASIRLMICVGHADGYIGMKEVDRIHELVNSEHFTLRERQILMDDMDYPKQPETIIADMVDLSHAEKLTLLRQLFKIALIDQKLSSAETKEIRRISGLLGISEDKLHQVEEWILEGIAWRDRWKLIIDEE; encoded by the coding sequence TTGTTAACCAAAACGGAAAAAGATAAACATATCCTGTTTGCCTCCATACGACTGATGATTTGCGTCGGTCATGCGGATGGCTATATCGGGATGAAAGAAGTGGACCGCATTCACGAGCTGGTCAACTCCGAGCATTTTACCTTGCGGGAGCGGCAGATCCTGATGGACGACATGGACTACCCCAAGCAGCCGGAGACGATCATCGCGGACATGGTCGATCTCTCCCATGCGGAGAAGTTGACCTTGCTCCGTCAATTGTTCAAGATCGCGCTGATCGACCAGAAGCTGTCTTCAGCGGAAACGAAGGAGATTCGCCGGATTTCCGGTTTGCTGGGCATATCCGAAGACAAGCTGCATCAAGTGGAAGAATGGATTTTAGAAGGCATCGCCTGGCGGGATCGCTGGAAGCTGATTATCGATGAAGAATAA
- a CDS encoding ABC transporter substrate-binding protein, with protein MRIAVTFLLTAALAAGLTGCGSQPEQPKADAGAGTVPAAAEAKTVKLGLTQFVEHPALDAIRQGIIDGLKESGFEEGKNVELDYQNAHGDMNNTVSIAQKYASDAKDLVIAIATPSAQAAAKSISDQPVVFSAVTDPLSAQLVSALDKPDKNVTGTSDKVSMEQQLELVKSFMPELKKLGVIYTTSEVNSEVQVKDLEEAGKKAGVEIVKAGISQLSEVQIAAQGLVGKADALFIPIDNTVVSSFEAVLGVAEQSKIPVFASDTDTVKRGAVATYGIDYYQMGKQTGEMASRILKGQTVADTPVEVSKQADLYINEKAAATFGLAIPEALKSQAKETFQ; from the coding sequence ATGAGAATAGCAGTTACTTTTTTACTTACGGCAGCTCTGGCAGCCGGATTGACGGGCTGCGGCAGCCAACCGGAGCAACCGAAGGCAGACGCAGGCGCAGGCACTGTGCCCGCTGCGGCTGAAGCGAAAACAGTGAAGCTCGGGCTGACCCAATTCGTGGAGCACCCGGCACTGGATGCGATCCGTCAGGGGATTATCGACGGCCTGAAGGAATCCGGATTTGAAGAGGGCAAAAACGTGGAGCTGGATTATCAAAACGCCCACGGTGACATGAATAATACCGTTTCCATCGCGCAAAAATACGCATCTGATGCGAAAGATCTCGTCATCGCCATCGCGACGCCGTCCGCACAAGCGGCAGCCAAATCGATTTCCGACCAGCCTGTCGTGTTCAGCGCGGTGACCGATCCGCTGTCTGCGCAACTGGTCAGCGCACTCGATAAGCCAGATAAAAATGTGACGGGCACCTCCGACAAAGTGTCCATGGAGCAGCAGCTGGAGCTGGTCAAATCCTTCATGCCGGAGCTGAAAAAGCTGGGCGTGATCTACACCACTTCGGAGGTCAACTCCGAGGTTCAGGTGAAAGACCTGGAGGAAGCAGGAAAGAAAGCCGGCGTGGAAATCGTCAAAGCGGGCATCTCCCAGCTCTCCGAAGTGCAGATTGCCGCTCAGGGCTTGGTAGGCAAGGCGGATGCGCTGTTCATCCCGATCGACAATACCGTTGTCTCCTCTTTTGAAGCGGTTTTGGGCGTAGCGGAGCAGAGCAAAATTCCCGTCTTTGCATCTGACACGGACACAGTGAAGCGCGGAGCCGTAGCGACCTATGGAATCGACTACTACCAGATGGGGAAACAGACTGGCGAAATGGCCAGCCGCATCCTGAAGGGACAGACTGTAGCCGATACGCCTGTCGAGGTCTCCAAGCAAGCTGATTTGTACATCAACGAAAAGGCAGCGGCCACTTTTGGCCTTGCGATTCCGGAAGCGCTCAAATCTCAAGCAAAAGAAACGTTCCAATAA
- a CDS encoding ABC transporter substrate-binding protein gives MKKRKSMHLVQKILCPLLLLSVAACGQQSAPANNSAQPAPAAETPAPAQETKQLKIGVVQIVEHPALDAARDGFISQLAKNGFEEGKQVVYDKQSAQGNMDTAIQIAQKFNSDKVDMILAIATPTAQAAAQTTSDIPILFTAVTDPVEAGLVKSMEKPEGNVTGTSDMNPVEEQLKLVKELKPEAKTVGIIYSSGEVNSKVQVDAAKAVSDKLGLAIHEAAVTSPTEVKQAAESMVGKVDAFYVPTDNLVVSSISAVLGVAESQKIPVIAGEENSVKSGAIATYGIDYTKLGEQTADMAAKILKGEAKPADMPVETQADMKLVINKKAAEKMGVTIPQAMLDRAGEVFEQ, from the coding sequence ATGAAAAAACGAAAATCTATGCACCTAGTGCAGAAAATTCTGTGTCCTTTGCTGCTTTTGTCCGTTGCAGCATGTGGGCAGCAAAGTGCCCCGGCAAACAATTCTGCCCAGCCAGCACCGGCTGCTGAAACTCCGGCACCTGCACAGGAAACCAAGCAGTTGAAAATCGGGGTTGTGCAAATCGTGGAGCATCCGGCACTCGATGCTGCGCGTGACGGCTTTATCTCCCAATTGGCGAAAAATGGATTTGAAGAAGGCAAACAAGTCGTTTATGATAAACAATCGGCACAAGGCAACATGGATACAGCCATTCAAATCGCGCAAAAATTCAATTCGGACAAAGTGGATATGATTCTGGCCATCGCGACGCCAACCGCTCAAGCGGCAGCGCAAACCACCTCCGATATCCCGATCCTCTTTACGGCAGTAACCGATCCGGTCGAAGCAGGATTGGTCAAGTCCATGGAGAAGCCGGAAGGAAACGTAACCGGTACTTCTGACATGAACCCTGTAGAAGAGCAATTGAAGCTGGTGAAGGAACTGAAGCCGGAAGCCAAAACCGTAGGCATCATCTACAGCTCCGGCGAAGTGAACTCCAAGGTGCAGGTGGATGCGGCCAAAGCCGTTTCGGATAAACTGGGCCTTGCGATCCACGAAGCAGCGGTAACCAGCCCGACCGAAGTGAAGCAGGCAGCTGAGTCGATGGTTGGCAAGGTTGACGCCTTCTATGTCCCGACAGACAACCTGGTCGTTTCTTCCATTTCCGCCGTTCTGGGTGTGGCTGAATCGCAGAAGATTCCTGTCATCGCCGGTGAAGAGAACTCTGTAAAGAGCGGCGCCATCGCTACTTACGGCATCGACTACACCAAGCTGGGCGAACAAACGGCCGACATGGCGGCGAAAATTCTCAAGGGTGAAGCAAAACCTGCCGATATGCCTGTTGAGACACAAGCTGACATGAAGCTGGTCATCAATAAAAAGGCAGCCGAGAAAATGGGCGTGACGATTCCGCAAGCCATGCTCGACCGCGCCGGCGAAGTGTTTGAGCAATAA
- a CDS encoding hemolysin family protein, which translates to MDLWGSVLNLFLIAVLVLLNGFFVATEFAVVKVRESRITQLVSEGNRRAGNVEKVLDNLDAYLSACQLGITLASLGLGWLGEPAIAHLLHPVFRYFGLNEPLVGSISFIIAFSIITFLHIVLGELAPKSLAIQKTEWVAMHVSRPIQLFYKVMYPFINFLNWSASKMLSMAGIHVEPHQEAHTEEEIRILVNESHKSGLIDQTELMLVDNIFDFSETMAREIMVPRTDMVVLNLRDSFAENIKLVQHGRYTRFPVVDGDKDHVVGSLHIKDLLTSLLEGESDSLEAIMRPILTVPETISISRLLTMLQKQRVQLAIIIDEYGGTAGLVTLEDIMEEIVGDIQDEFDDERPEVEKKDDLIFFDGRVLLEEVNDYLDIDLEDAEVDTLAGWIYTRIDHTPRVGDIVREGGYEFVVNEVNHYRITRVLVRKSAREEEKDKQMEPV; encoded by the coding sequence ATGGACTTGTGGGGCAGTGTATTAAACCTGTTCCTGATCGCAGTACTCGTCCTTCTCAACGGCTTTTTCGTCGCCACCGAATTTGCCGTTGTCAAGGTGCGGGAATCGCGCATCACCCAATTGGTGTCAGAGGGCAACAGACGGGCAGGCAATGTGGAGAAGGTGCTGGACAATCTGGATGCCTATCTCTCCGCCTGTCAACTCGGAATCACCCTGGCTTCGCTTGGTCTGGGCTGGCTGGGCGAACCGGCGATCGCCCATCTGCTCCATCCTGTCTTTCGATACTTCGGACTGAATGAACCGCTGGTCGGCAGCATTTCCTTTATCATTGCCTTTTCCATTATTACCTTCCTGCATATCGTCCTGGGCGAGCTGGCTCCCAAATCGCTGGCGATTCAAAAAACAGAGTGGGTCGCCATGCATGTTTCCCGTCCGATTCAACTTTTTTACAAGGTGATGTATCCGTTTATCAATTTTCTCAACTGGTCGGCCTCTAAAATGCTGAGCATGGCGGGCATTCACGTCGAGCCGCATCAGGAGGCGCATACCGAAGAGGAGATCCGCATCCTGGTCAATGAAAGCCACAAGAGCGGCCTGATCGATCAAACCGAGCTGATGCTCGTGGACAATATCTTCGATTTCTCAGAGACGATGGCGAGAGAAATCATGGTGCCGCGGACTGACATGGTGGTGCTCAATCTGCGGGACTCCTTTGCGGAAAATATCAAGCTGGTGCAGCATGGCCGCTATACCCGCTTTCCGGTCGTGGACGGGGACAAGGACCACGTCGTCGGCAGCTTGCACATCAAGGATTTGCTGACCAGCCTCTTGGAGGGGGAAAGCGACAGTCTGGAAGCGATCATGCGGCCGATCCTGACGGTGCCGGAGACGATCTCCATCAGCCGTCTGCTCACCATGCTGCAAAAGCAGCGCGTACAGCTGGCGATCATCATCGACGAGTACGGGGGGACAGCGGGCCTCGTGACGCTGGAAGATATTATGGAAGAAATCGTCGGCGACATACAGGACGAATTCGATGACGAACGGCCGGAAGTGGAGAAGAAGGACGACCTCATCTTCTTTGACGGGCGCGTGCTGCTGGAGGAAGTGAACGATTATCTGGACATCGACCTGGAAGACGCCGAAGTGGACACCCTGGCCGGATGGATCTACACGAGGATCGACCATACGCCGCGAGTGGGGGACATCGTGAGAGAGGGCGGGTACGAGTTCGTCGTAAATGAGGTGAACCACTACCGGATTACGCGGGTGCTGGTGAGAAAAAGCGCGAGGGAAGAGGAGAAAGACAAGCAGATGGAGCCTGTGTAA
- a CDS encoding DNA repair helicase XPB — MSYRPDLPMIVQSDRTILLEAQHPQFEEARQAIAAFAELIKSPEYIHTYRITPLSLWNAAASGMKPEQVTGLLGAYSKYGVPPTIVRDIHETIGRYGLLRLIQSEGQLRLVSSDPLLLRELTSYKSVSALLDAGEDSLAPGTETAAVPVKAYARGLIKQELIRLGYPVQDLAGYHEGEDCPVSLRATTSSGRPLQLRAYQQEAIDAFYAAGTVMGGSGVLVLPCGAGKTVIGLGVLCQLQKATLILTTNTTSVRQWIAELRDKTDLDPSCIGEYSGERKEVRPVTVATYQILTYHPDADSEFPHMALFSERDWGLIIYDEVHLLPAPVFRVTSGIQATRRLGLTATLVREDGRQEDVFTLIGPKRYEMPWKVLEEQGWIAEATCKEIRLPFEGKWREAYALAGARQKYRIAAENPRKLAVVQKLLERHEHDQVLIIGQYVEQLEHMAKLLDIPVITGKVPERERELLYQRFKAGEINRLIVSKVANFAVDLPDANVAIQISGTFGSRQEEAQRLGRILRPKQKENAAHFYTLVTRDTREQDFAMNRQLFLIEQGYKYEVIEIESLD, encoded by the coding sequence TTGTCGTACCGTCCCGATTTGCCGATGATCGTGCAAAGCGATCGGACGATCCTGCTGGAGGCCCAGCATCCGCAATTTGAAGAGGCCCGGCAGGCTATCGCTGCTTTTGCGGAATTGATCAAAAGTCCCGAGTACATTCACACCTACCGGATCACGCCCCTCTCCCTGTGGAATGCAGCGGCTTCCGGAATGAAGCCGGAGCAGGTAACCGGGTTGCTCGGGGCGTATAGTAAATACGGAGTCCCGCCGACGATCGTGCGCGACATCCACGAGACGATCGGACGCTATGGCCTGCTTCGCCTGATCCAATCGGAAGGACAGCTTCGGCTGGTGAGCAGCGACCCTCTCCTGCTCCGGGAGTTGACAAGCTACAAGAGCGTCTCCGCCCTGCTGGATGCAGGTGAAGATTCGCTAGCACCCGGCACAGAGACTGCGGCCGTCCCCGTCAAGGCTTACGCCCGCGGTCTGATCAAGCAGGAATTGATCCGCCTGGGTTACCCTGTGCAGGATCTGGCGGGCTATCACGAAGGCGAGGACTGCCCTGTCTCCCTGCGGGCAACCACGTCTTCCGGCCGCCCTCTTCAGCTGCGCGCCTATCAGCAGGAGGCCATCGATGCCTTTTACGCAGCAGGAACGGTCATGGGCGGAAGCGGCGTGCTGGTGCTTCCCTGCGGAGCGGGCAAGACCGTGATCGGGCTGGGCGTCCTGTGTCAGCTGCAAAAGGCCACGCTGATCCTGACGACCAACACGACGTCCGTCCGGCAGTGGATTGCCGAGTTGCGGGACAAGACGGATCTCGATCCGTCATGCATCGGGGAGTACAGCGGCGAGCGAAAAGAAGTCAGACCGGTCACCGTGGCCACTTACCAGATCCTCACTTACCATCCCGACGCCGATAGCGAGTTCCCGCATATGGCTCTGTTTTCCGAGCGGGACTGGGGACTGATCATCTACGACGAGGTTCACCTGTTGCCCGCCCCCGTCTTTCGCGTGACGTCGGGAATCCAGGCGACGCGCCGCCTGGGACTGACTGCTACCCTCGTTAGGGAAGACGGACGGCAGGAAGATGTGTTTACCCTGATCGGCCCCAAGCGGTACGAAATGCCGTGGAAGGTCCTCGAGGAGCAGGGCTGGATCGCCGAAGCCACCTGCAAGGAAATCCGCCTGCCCTTTGAAGGCAAATGGCGGGAAGCATACGCCCTCGCCGGCGCCAGGCAAAAATACCGGATCGCCGCCGAAAATCCGCGCAAGCTGGCTGTGGTCCAGAAGCTGCTGGAGCGGCATGAGCACGACCAGGTCCTGATCATCGGACAGTACGTGGAGCAGCTGGAGCATATGGCGAAGCTCCTGGACATTCCCGTCATCACCGGAAAAGTGCCGGAAAGAGAGCGGGAGCTGTTGTACCAGCGCTTCAAGGCGGGCGAAATCAACCGCCTCATCGTCTCCAAGGTGGCCAATTTTGCGGTAGACCTGCCGGATGCCAATGTCGCGATTCAAATTTCGGGCACATTTGGCTCTCGCCAGGAGGAGGCACAGCGGCTGGGCCGCATTTTGCGCCCAAAGCAAAAGGAAAACGCCGCCCACTTTTACACACTGGTCACCCGGGATACGCGGGAACAGGATTTTGCTATGAATCGGCAGCTGTTTCTGATAGAACAAGGATATAAATACGAAGTGATAGAAATAGAATCGCTGGACTGA
- a CDS encoding RNA polymerase sigma factor — protein sequence MQSDLEMIQRILQGDTEGYRELIQRYQHMIFVFIYKMVNNRTDAEDLTQEVFVKAYEKLSTFRGDSQFSSWLHTLARNKTIDFIRRRKFHDSDEQLAYVPSQVRSESPQESLMTKETRREIEAAFSLLSESYREVIVLRCTHEYPFEKIAALLGIAESTARVRYLRARQELAKLLSRKEGGLVHELP from the coding sequence ATGCAATCCGACCTTGAAATGATTCAGCGGATTCTCCAGGGCGACACCGAGGGGTACAGGGAGTTGATCCAGCGGTACCAGCATATGATTTTCGTGTTTATCTACAAAATGGTAAACAACCGCACCGATGCGGAAGACTTGACGCAAGAGGTCTTCGTCAAAGCGTACGAGAAGCTGTCCACCTTCCGGGGAGACAGTCAGTTTTCCTCATGGCTTCATACGCTTGCTCGCAACAAGACCATCGATTTTATCCGCCGGCGCAAATTTCACGACTCCGATGAACAACTGGCCTACGTTCCTTCCCAGGTGCGCAGCGAATCTCCGCAGGAGTCTCTGATGACCAAGGAAACCCGGCGCGAAATTGAGGCGGCCTTTTCCCTGCTGTCCGAATCGTATCGGGAAGTGATTGTGCTCCGCTGCACACATGAGTATCCCTTTGAAAAAATTGCCGCTCTGCTCGGCATTGCCGAGTCGACGGCCCGCGTCCGATATTTGCGCGCTCGCCAGGAACTAGCCAAACTGCTTTCACGCAAGGAAGGGGGGCTCGTACATGAACTGCCATGA
- a CDS encoding ABC transporter ATP-binding protein, with the protein MLKIEGVRKVFNQGTVNEKIALREINLNVAPGEFITVIGSNGAGKSTLMNVISGGLIPDTGTVMIDGKDVTKLGEHKRATFVGRVFQDPMAGTAPNMTIEENLAIAYSRGKPRTLSFGVNNRKRELFREQLKQLDQGLENRLKTKVGFLSGGQRQALSLLMATFTEPKILLLDEHTAALDPKRAQLIVDLTRKVVEQYRLTTIMVTHNMEQALNMGNRLLMLHDGGIILDIPEEKKKTMKPQDLLRAFEQARGGESFSEDRYLLT; encoded by the coding sequence ATGCTTAAGATTGAAGGCGTGCGCAAGGTTTTCAACCAAGGGACCGTCAACGAGAAAATTGCCTTGCGGGAAATTAATCTAAACGTCGCACCCGGTGAATTTATCACAGTCATCGGCAGCAATGGCGCAGGAAAGTCGACGCTGATGAACGTGATTTCCGGCGGCTTGATCCCCGACACGGGCACTGTGATGATCGATGGAAAAGATGTGACGAAACTGGGTGAGCACAAGCGCGCTACATTCGTCGGACGCGTCTTCCAAGACCCGATGGCGGGCACGGCCCCCAATATGACGATCGAAGAGAATCTGGCGATCGCCTACTCGCGCGGCAAGCCGCGGACCCTCTCTTTCGGGGTGAACAACCGGAAGCGGGAGTTGTTCCGCGAGCAGCTCAAACAGCTGGATCAGGGGCTGGAAAACCGGCTGAAGACGAAGGTCGGTTTCCTCTCGGGAGGGCAGCGCCAGGCGCTCAGCCTGCTCATGGCTACCTTTACCGAACCGAAAATCCTCTTGCTTGACGAGCATACGGCTGCCCTCGACCCGAAGCGGGCTCAGTTGATCGTCGATCTGACCCGGAAGGTCGTCGAGCAGTACCGCTTGACCACGATCATGGTCACGCACAATATGGAACAAGCGCTCAACATGGGGAATCGCTTGCTGATGCTGCATGACGGCGGCATCATCCTGGATATCCCCGAGGAGAAGAAAAAGACGATGAAACCGCAAGATCTCCTGCGAGCCTTCGAACAGGCCCGCGGGGGAGAGTCCTTCAGCGAGGACAGGTATTTGCTGACGTAG
- a CDS encoding ABC transporter permease codes for MNLALHGAIEQGLLFAIMALGVYLTFRILNFPDLTVDGSFALGGALAAKLIIDGMNPFLATLLAFLVGAVAGAFTGILHTKGKINGLLAGILTMIALYSINLRIMGKANLPLLREDTLYTFVKDLGIPNLAVGGFVLLTGIAIVFIVGIYLLKTIIDWFLQTDLGLDIRATGDNSKMIRSFGANTDTTTIIALSLSNAMVALSGAWVAQYQGFADVGMGIGMIVIGLASVIVGEVLFGSSSIFRATLAVILGSVVYRLVIALALQAGLNPSDMKLITALIVIVALTLPTIAKGFWKKQSLWAAKGGNGDA; via the coding sequence ATGAACCTGGCATTACACGGAGCAATCGAACAGGGCCTACTCTTTGCCATCATGGCCCTGGGCGTTTACTTGACCTTTCGCATCTTGAACTTCCCTGACCTGACCGTGGATGGCAGCTTTGCACTTGGCGGCGCATTGGCAGCCAAATTGATCATCGATGGCATGAACCCATTTCTCGCCACCCTGCTGGCCTTTTTGGTCGGAGCCGTTGCGGGGGCGTTTACGGGAATCTTGCATACAAAAGGGAAAATCAACGGCCTCTTGGCCGGTATTTTGACCATGATCGCTCTGTATTCCATCAATCTTCGCATCATGGGAAAAGCGAACCTGCCGCTTTTGCGTGAAGACACCCTGTATACCTTTGTCAAGGATCTGGGCATTCCCAACCTGGCCGTCGGCGGTTTTGTGCTGCTGACAGGCATCGCCATCGTCTTTATCGTCGGGATTTACCTGCTGAAGACGATCATTGACTGGTTCTTGCAAACGGATCTGGGGTTGGACATCAGAGCGACGGGAGACAATTCCAAGATGATCCGCAGCTTTGGCGCCAATACGGATACGACTACCATCATCGCGCTGTCTCTGTCCAATGCGATGGTCGCCTTGTCCGGGGCGTGGGTGGCCCAATACCAGGGCTTTGCCGACGTCGGTATGGGGATCGGGATGATTGTGATCGGTCTGGCCTCCGTCATTGTCGGGGAAGTACTGTTTGGCAGCTCATCCATCTTCCGCGCTACCCTGGCCGTAATCCTCGGCTCCGTCGTCTACCGCCTGGTGATCGCGCTTGCCCTGCAGGCGGGTCTGAATCCGTCCGACATGAAGCTGATCACGGCACTGATCGTCATCGTGGCACTGACGCTGCCGACGATCGCCAAAGGCTTCTGGAAAAAGCAGTCGCTTTGGGCAGCCAAAGGAGGGAATGGCGATGCTTAA